Proteins from one uncultured Anaeromusa sp. genomic window:
- a CDS encoding glutamine--tRNA ligase/YqeY domain fusion protein → MSTDESFVSTHFIQAIINEDNKTNKYGQKVHTRFPPEPNGYLHIGHAKSICLNFGLALEYGGQCNLRFDDTNPSKEETEYVDSIQEDVHWLGFDWQERRFYASDYFEKLYECACQLIRDGKAFVCDLTAEQMREHRGTLTEPGKESPCRNRSIEENLDLFARMRAGEFADGSRTLRAKIDMASPNLNMRDPVLYRIMRAHHHRTGDAWCIYPMYDYAHPVSDALEGITHSICTLEFEDHRPLYDWTLTALGFDPRPQQIEFARLNLTRTIMSKRYLRRLVEEGRVSGWDDPRMPTISGLRRRGYTAAAIRDFCERIGVAKSNSQVDVAMLEHCVREDLNAKAARAMAVLRPLKVVITNYPEGQEEWLSAENNPENSEMGERQIPFGRELYIEQEDFMEEPAKKFFRLAPGKEVRLKHAYIICCEEVVKDENGNILEVRCTYDADTKSGGPNSAKKVKGVLHWVSAAHAKKAQVRLYDYLLLPEEEGVDSTDFANRMNPASLEIVEAMVEPSLASAAPGTHYQFLRTGYFCVDTVESKADALVFNRVVGLRDSWAKVQKNQG, encoded by the coding sequence ATGAGCACAGATGAATCTTTTGTCTCTACGCATTTCATTCAAGCTATTATTAATGAAGATAATAAAACCAATAAGTACGGTCAGAAGGTGCATACCCGCTTTCCGCCTGAGCCGAACGGCTATTTACATATCGGTCATGCCAAGTCCATCTGCCTGAATTTTGGCTTGGCCTTGGAGTATGGCGGGCAATGCAACTTGCGTTTTGATGATACAAATCCCAGTAAAGAGGAAACCGAATATGTTGACTCGATTCAAGAAGATGTACATTGGCTGGGGTTTGACTGGCAAGAGCGCCGCTTTTACGCTTCCGATTATTTTGAGAAGCTCTATGAATGCGCCTGTCAATTAATTCGCGACGGCAAGGCCTTTGTTTGCGATTTGACGGCGGAGCAAATGCGCGAACATCGGGGGACTTTGACTGAGCCAGGCAAGGAAAGCCCTTGCCGTAACCGGAGCATCGAAGAAAACCTCGATTTGTTTGCACGTATGCGGGCCGGAGAATTTGCCGACGGCAGCCGGACGCTGCGGGCGAAAATCGATATGGCCTCGCCGAACTTGAATATGCGCGATCCTGTATTGTACCGGATCATGCGGGCGCACCATCATCGCACAGGAGACGCCTGGTGCATTTATCCGATGTATGATTACGCCCATCCGGTTTCTGACGCGTTAGAGGGCATTACTCATTCCATCTGCACCTTGGAATTTGAGGATCATCGGCCTCTTTATGATTGGACGCTGACGGCATTGGGCTTTGACCCGCGGCCGCAGCAGATTGAATTTGCTCGGCTCAATCTTACCCGGACGATCATGAGCAAGCGCTATTTGCGGCGTTTAGTGGAGGAAGGCCGCGTCAGCGGCTGGGACGATCCTCGGATGCCTACCATTTCCGGTTTGCGGCGCAGAGGCTATACGGCAGCAGCTATTCGTGATTTTTGCGAGCGCATTGGCGTGGCGAAAAGCAACAGCCAAGTCGATGTGGCGATGCTGGAGCATTGTGTGCGGGAAGACCTCAATGCCAAGGCGGCACGGGCCATGGCGGTGCTGCGGCCGCTCAAAGTGGTTATCACCAACTACCCGGAAGGCCAGGAAGAATGGCTGAGTGCGGAGAATAATCCGGAAAATTCGGAGATGGGCGAGCGGCAGATTCCATTTGGCCGAGAACTGTATATTGAGCAAGAGGATTTCATGGAGGAACCGGCGAAAAAGTTTTTCCGTTTGGCTCCGGGCAAAGAAGTGCGCCTCAAGCATGCCTATATTATTTGCTGCGAAGAAGTAGTGAAAGACGAAAACGGCAATATCCTAGAGGTGCGGTGCACCTATGATGCGGATACCAAAAGCGGCGGTCCCAACAGCGCGAAAAAAGTCAAAGGCGTACTGCATTGGGTTTCGGCGGCGCATGCGAAAAAGGCGCAGGTGCGTTTGTATGATTATCTGTTGCTGCCCGAAGAAGAGGGCGTAGACAGCACTGATTTTGCAAATCGCATGAATCCGGCTTCTTTGGAGATTGTGGAAGCCATGGTGGAGCCGTCGCTGGCTTCAGCGGCCCCGGGAACTCATTATCAATTCCTGCGTACCGGATATTTCTGCGTGGACACAGTAGAGTCTAAAGCAGACGCCCTGGTGTTCAATCGTGTTGTTGGCTTGCGTGATTCCTGGGCCAAGGTGCAAAAGAACCAAGGATGA